One window of Streptomyces sp. NBC_00273 genomic DNA carries:
- a CDS encoding DUF6083 domain-containing protein, translating to MSAGIFAAMRSTNTHLGHLRDGSSPRHRHRALRIATDSPSCLLRTAEGGLCPDCGNQVHWYRGIEHQPVRLHPHELPTAAVPEVHRWHIGAGVAYPAGDGSPWCRIAHRTLCPAHDTPEHLTQPLVRLRQRLALQTRRLLDDGAFTPPGQHAPAGSRPMPPCRPARPVVDVLGSRYLAKQPIQEIRCVARTHRGTRCLNRVLASRKPHGTWRLTTLLPGRPPVLPAVEIAVYDLGHLAHAEQQRWRAQRCPTHALIPKAADMARDDWEIFDPLLHRQHVATRLPVGAQGRPRGRA from the coding sequence GTGTCGGCTGGAATCTTCGCGGCCATGCGCTCCACAAACACCCACTTGGGCCACCTCCGGGACGGTAGCTCACCCCGGCACCGCCACCGCGCTCTGCGAATCGCCACGGACAGTCCCAGCTGCCTGCTCCGAACGGCTGAGGGCGGCCTGTGCCCCGACTGTGGCAACCAGGTCCACTGGTACCGAGGCATCGAACACCAGCCCGTCCGCCTCCACCCACACGAACTGCCCACCGCAGCCGTCCCCGAAGTCCACCGCTGGCACATCGGCGCCGGCGTCGCCTATCCGGCGGGCGACGGAAGCCCCTGGTGCCGCATCGCCCACCGCACCCTCTGCCCAGCACACGACACCCCCGAACACCTGACGCAGCCCCTCGTCAGGCTGCGCCAGCGCCTTGCCCTGCAGACCCGGCGCCTTCTCGACGACGGCGCCTTCACACCACCCGGCCAACACGCCCCTGCAGGGTCCCGGCCCATGCCGCCGTGTCGGCCCGCCAGGCCCGTCGTGGACGTCCTCGGTAGCCGCTACCTCGCTAAACAGCCCATCCAGGAGATCCGATGCGTGGCCCGGACCCACAGAGGCACCCGCTGCCTGAACCGTGTCCTCGCATCGCGGAAACCGCACGGCACCTGGAGGCTCACCACCCTCCTACCAGGCCGCCCACCGGTACTGCCCGCAGTCGAGATCGCCGTCTACGACCTCGGGCACCTGGCCCACGCCGAGCAGCAGCGCTGGCGCGCCCAGCGCTGCCCCACCCACGCCCTGATTCCCAAAGCCGCAGACATGGCCCGGGATGACTGGGAGATCTTCGATCCCCTGCTCCACCGTCAGCACGTCGCCACCCGGCTGCCAGTCGGCGCTCAGGGCCGGCCTCGAGGACGAGCGTGA
- a CDS encoding IS5 family transposase (programmed frameshift): MSTRPWIVDDDLWALIEPLLPPWPTRSPGPRPVADRLCLQGILYVLCNDIAWQLLPPELGFGSGQTCWRRLERWQQAGVFDQLHRILLAELNAAGRLDWSRACVDGPHPCEKGGADTGPSPVDRRKTGSKHHLICDGRGTPLKVITTAANVNDVTQTLALVDGIPPVAGRPGRPRRRPDALLGDKGYDSNANRDELRKRRILPVISRKGSPNIKGMGKLRYVVEQTFALLHQFKRLAVRWERRTELHDAFVSLACSLICWRRLNKPTS; encoded by the exons GTGAGTACTCGGCCGTGGATCGTGGACGACGACTTGTGGGCACTGATCGAGCCGCTGCTGCCGCCCTGGCCGACGAGGTCACCAGGGCCGCGGCCGGTAGCTGACCGGTTGTGTCTGCAAGGCATCCTGTACGTGCTCTGCAACGACATCGCCTGGCAACTCCTACCACCTGAGCTGGGATTCGGGTCCGGGCAGACCTGCTGGCGGCGCCTGGAGCGGTGGCAGCAGGCCGGGGTCTTCGACCAGCTGCATCGGATCCTGCTCGCCGAGTTGAATGCGGCCGGCCGGCTCGACTGGTCCAGGGCCTGCGTGGACGGC CCACATCCGTGCGAAAAAGGGGGAGCCGACACCGGTCCGTCGCCGGTCGACCGGCGGAAGACAGGCAGCAAACACCACCTGATCTGCGACGGACGCGGCACTCCGCTCAAAGTCATCACGACTGCGGCGAACGTCAATGACGTCACCCAGACTCTCGCCCTGGTCGACGGCATCCCACCGGTGGCGGGCCGCCCCGGCCGGCCCCGCCGACGTCCCGATGCTCTGCTCGGGGACAAGGGCTACGACTCCAACGCCAACCGTGATGAGCTGCGTAAACGCCGGATCCTGCCCGTCATCTCCCGCAAGGGATCCCCGAACATCAAGGGCATGGGCAAGCTCCGCTACGTCGTGGAACAGACCTTCGCCCTGCTCCATCAGTTCAAACGACTCGCCGTCCGGTGGGAACGGCGCACCGAGCTCCACGACGCGTTTGTCTCCCTCGCTTGCAGCCTCATCTGTTGGCGACGCCTCAACAAGCCCACCTCATGA
- a CDS encoding DUF397 domain-containing protein, producing MASYSNGIPADSLEGVTWVKSRHSGPTGNCVELAALGNGGIAMRNSRFPQGPALVYTRAEIVAFLDGAREGEFDSLIA from the coding sequence ATGGCGAGCTACAGCAATGGAATTCCGGCCGATTCACTCGAAGGTGTGACGTGGGTGAAGAGTCGGCACAGTGGACCGACGGGTAACTGCGTAGAGTTGGCGGCGCTTGGGAACGGTGGGATCGCGATGCGCAACTCGCGCTTCCCTCAGGGGCCGGCCCTGGTCTACACGCGCGCGGAGATCGTTGCCTTCCTCGATGGAGCACGGGAAGGGGAGTTCGACTCCCTGATTGCATAA
- a CDS encoding ATP-binding protein yields MARDLAGMIPLEIGNLAVSGAPDWGLALGLSTAGFAARSFTDSDRTCCRIRGFIEAVLGEWGIGPGPSRDATLTVAWELVGNAIRHALREGHQGSGAWLGLVRKDSAILVAISDPNPQPPRPVRPDIMDESGRGLVLVSVLSTAWGWTFSPTGGKTVWARVPTLQKTI; encoded by the coding sequence ATGGCGCGGGACCTGGCCGGAATGATCCCACTCGAAATTGGTAATCTGGCCGTGTCGGGCGCCCCGGACTGGGGACTTGCGCTGGGGCTCAGCACCGCGGGCTTCGCTGCCCGTAGCTTCACCGACTCCGATCGGACCTGCTGTCGCATCCGAGGCTTCATCGAGGCCGTACTGGGTGAATGGGGCATTGGACCCGGCCCTAGCCGTGACGCCACGCTGACCGTTGCGTGGGAGCTCGTGGGCAACGCGATCCGGCACGCACTTCGTGAAGGCCACCAGGGCAGCGGAGCCTGGCTCGGCCTGGTCCGCAAGGACAGCGCCATTCTGGTCGCCATCTCGGACCCGAACCCCCAGCCTCCCCGTCCGGTCCGCCCCGACATCATGGACGAGAGCGGACGAGGACTCGTGCTCGTTTCCGTGCTGAGCACGGCTTGGGGGTGGACCTTCTCCCCAACGGGAGGCAAGACAGTATGGGCCCGGGTCCCGACCTTGCAGAAGACCATCTGA
- a CDS encoding UvrD-helicase domain-containing protein has product MLNPTDEQAHAADRFRAGDHIALQAGAGTGKTTTLALLATGTRRCGRYLAFNRAIALDAASRFPAHVTCKTAHSLAYAAVGHRYRSRLGSARWPSWKTGQALGITKPVRVGDNDLSVKVLSHTVLKTLTRFCYSADPAITSRHIPHLRGLDNADHHKQLAAAVLPFACKAWKDLQRPEQGVVRFEHDHYLKMWALSEPKIDADFLLLDEAQDTNPVLEQVFTAQRGHAQLVMVGDSAQAIYGWRGATDVMTRFDGTPLALTQSFRFGPHLAREANRWLALAGAPIRLQGTDTIPTRLDTVETPDAVLCRTNIGAMTQVLTHLQAGRQVALTGGGEGLRSLALAARDLKNGRPTSHPELLLFSSWGELQDYAAYDPAGADLQPFVDLIDTHTPDALLAAVSQLVDEQHAQVTVSTAHKAKGREWPTVQIGNDFRPPKDAEEPDAQGRPVPGPIDDAEARLAYVAVTRARGCLDLGGLAWIHDHPAGNPM; this is encoded by the coding sequence GTGCTCAACCCCACGGACGAACAGGCCCACGCCGCCGACCGCTTCCGCGCCGGCGACCACATCGCTCTCCAAGCAGGGGCGGGCACCGGCAAGACCACCACCCTGGCCCTGCTCGCCACAGGAACCAGACGCTGCGGCCGCTACCTCGCCTTCAACAGAGCCATCGCCCTGGACGCCGCCAGCCGCTTCCCCGCCCACGTCACGTGCAAGACCGCACACTCCCTCGCCTACGCCGCGGTCGGCCACCGCTACCGGTCCCGTCTGGGCAGCGCACGCTGGCCCAGCTGGAAGACCGGACAAGCCCTCGGCATCACCAAACCTGTCCGTGTCGGAGACAACGACCTCTCGGTCAAAGTCCTCTCCCACACCGTTCTGAAGACCCTCACCCGTTTCTGCTACTCAGCAGACCCCGCCATCACCAGCCGGCATATCCCGCACTTGCGCGGCTTGGACAACGCCGACCACCACAAACAACTCGCCGCCGCCGTCCTCCCGTTCGCGTGTAAAGCCTGGAAGGACCTGCAGCGCCCCGAACAGGGCGTCGTCCGCTTCGAACACGATCACTACCTGAAGATGTGGGCCCTGTCCGAGCCGAAGATCGACGCCGACTTTCTCCTCCTGGACGAGGCGCAGGACACCAACCCCGTCCTCGAGCAGGTCTTCACCGCCCAGCGCGGACACGCCCAGCTCGTCATGGTGGGAGACTCCGCCCAGGCCATCTACGGCTGGCGCGGCGCCACCGATGTCATGACCCGCTTCGACGGCACCCCCCTGGCCCTGACGCAGTCCTTCCGCTTCGGCCCCCACCTCGCCCGCGAAGCCAACCGATGGCTCGCCCTCGCCGGCGCACCCATCCGCCTCCAAGGCACAGACACTATCCCCACCCGGCTCGACACCGTCGAGACCCCCGACGCCGTCCTGTGCCGTACCAACATCGGCGCCATGACCCAGGTTCTCACCCACCTCCAGGCCGGCCGGCAGGTCGCCCTCACCGGCGGAGGCGAAGGCCTGCGCAGCCTCGCGCTCGCCGCCCGCGACCTCAAGAACGGCCGTCCCACCAGCCACCCAGAACTCCTCCTGTTCTCCTCCTGGGGCGAACTTCAGGACTACGCCGCCTACGACCCGGCCGGCGCCGACCTCCAGCCCTTCGTCGACCTGATCGACACCCACACCCCCGACGCACTCCTCGCCGCAGTCAGCCAACTCGTCGACGAACAACACGCGCAGGTCACTGTGTCCACGGCCCACAAGGCCAAGGGCCGTGAATGGCCAACGGTCCAGATTGGCAACGACTTCAGGCCACCTAAAGACGCCGAGGAACCCGATGCCCAAGGCCGCCCCGTACCCGGCCCCATCGACGATGCAGAAGCACGCCTGGCCTACGTCGCTGTGACCCGGGCCAGGGGCTGCCTCGACCTCGGCGGCCTGGCGTGGATCCACGACCACCCCGCCGGCAACCCTATGTGA
- a CDS encoding sigma factor-like helix-turn-helix DNA-binding protein: MTSSHHSAPPAPIAVPAAGVPIRDTPLTVTLPADYTAFCVRNQQAYITYARARSQDAQLARRIVESVLSALVVIWPTVIASDRPASVAWRMLSTQVAAATRQARRQRKDRVRDTMHSTLPAEQADVLLLRYRLNLSWAQTAELMGLEESEVAFQLARGISRLTDADTESGSTSVFT; this comes from the coding sequence ATGACCAGCTCACACCACAGCGCACCGCCCGCCCCCATCGCGGTCCCCGCGGCGGGGGTCCCCATCCGCGACACCCCGCTCACCGTCACCCTCCCCGCCGACTACACCGCCTTCTGCGTACGCAACCAGCAGGCATACATCACCTACGCCCGAGCCCGTTCGCAGGATGCACAGCTGGCCCGCCGCATCGTGGAGTCGGTGCTCAGCGCGCTGGTCGTCATCTGGCCCACCGTGATCGCCAGCGACCGACCGGCCTCAGTGGCATGGCGAATGCTCAGCACCCAGGTCGCCGCCGCCACCCGCCAGGCACGACGCCAGCGCAAAGACCGGGTCCGCGACACCATGCACTCGACGCTTCCCGCCGAACAGGCCGACGTCCTGCTGCTGCGCTACCGGCTCAACCTGAGCTGGGCACAGACCGCCGAACTGATGGGCCTGGAGGAATCAGAGGTGGCATTCCAACTCGCCAGGGGCATCAGCCGGCTCACCGACGCCGACACTGAGAGCGGCAGCACCTCCGTGTTCACGTAA
- a CDS encoding SAM-dependent methyltransferase: MGLGQRPLSKTVEMPPARTSRGTDAFVASTARMYDFFLDGKDHYPADQRACHRLMDIAPQIQTLARAQRRFQLRAVREMARNHQVTQFIDFGCGMPTWENTHEVARRSHAASTVLYVDHDPTVVAHGQALLEEEGTSAVVHGDLRESRDVLTHPDTTDLIDFTKPVALLLVSVLHCLPDRDEPHFLVNDLMRQLPAGSYLIASHLVSEDALLRESVTRLMRDSTGGHWGRVRTSGEAAAFFEDMDIIGPPPGPVTAWQSESELDRVVPGPLLEFGAVARKRS, encoded by the coding sequence ATGGGCCTGGGGCAGAGACCGTTGTCGAAGACCGTCGAAATGCCTCCGGCCCGCACATCTCGCGGGACAGACGCCTTCGTGGCCAGCACGGCACGCATGTACGACTTCTTCCTGGACGGGAAGGATCACTACCCGGCCGACCAGAGAGCCTGCCACCGGCTCATGGACATCGCGCCCCAGATTCAGACACTGGCCCGCGCACAGCGACGGTTCCAGCTGAGGGCCGTACGGGAAATGGCCCGAAACCACCAGGTGACACAGTTCATCGACTTCGGATGCGGCATGCCCACCTGGGAGAACACCCACGAAGTCGCACGGCGCTCCCATGCTGCGAGCACCGTCCTCTACGTGGACCACGACCCGACGGTCGTAGCGCACGGGCAGGCACTGCTGGAAGAAGAGGGAACGAGCGCGGTCGTCCACGGCGACCTACGCGAGTCCCGAGACGTCCTGACCCACCCAGACACCACCGACCTCATCGACTTCACGAAGCCCGTGGCCCTCCTGCTCGTCTCCGTGCTGCACTGCCTGCCCGATAGGGACGAACCCCACTTCCTGGTCAACGACCTGATGAGGCAGCTACCAGCCGGTAGCTACCTCATCGCCAGTCATCTCGTCAGCGAAGACGCCCTGCTGCGCGAAAGCGTTACCCGTCTCATGCGCGACTCCACCGGAGGCCACTGGGGCCGGGTCCGCACTTCAGGAGAAGCCGCAGCCTTTTTCGAAGACATGGACATCATCGGCCCGCCACCGGGCCCCGTCACCGCCTGGCAGTCCGAGTCCGAACTCGACCGGGTCGTCCCCGGCCCACTCCTCGAGTTCGGGGCTGTAGCCCGCAAACGCAGCTAG
- a CDS encoding helix-turn-helix domain-containing protein, with protein sequence MSAVPDPLGHPPLERYLTLPGFTPTVLTMILGYRLRALREAAEISAKDASEVLDCSEAKISRLERGESPLREGDIEVMLRMYGAQHELETVCELARRSKEAGWWERYGSAIIPKWFDKFVGLQEGSKVIRTFEVQLVPGLLQTAEYAYAVAQGGFPATAEEIRAKVELRLRRQDLLERPDAPHLWAVLDWPVLQRPVGGREVMRGQIQHLITMSRRPNIKIQVLPPGCVAIGSPVTLLRFEEYGLPDVVYLEHPTGANYLDKPEETGRYRLMLDDLAVMALSPAQTRKELRRIARELE encoded by the coding sequence GTGTCCGCCGTTCCAGATCCTCTTGGCCATCCGCCGCTTGAGCGCTACCTCACGCTTCCCGGCTTCACCCCGACCGTATTGACGATGATCCTCGGCTATCGGCTGAGGGCGCTTCGTGAAGCGGCAGAGATTTCAGCCAAGGACGCGAGCGAGGTCCTCGACTGCTCCGAAGCGAAGATCAGCCGTCTTGAGCGGGGCGAGTCCCCACTCCGCGAGGGCGACATCGAGGTCATGCTGCGGATGTACGGCGCGCAGCATGAGCTGGAGACGGTCTGCGAGCTGGCCCGGCGGTCGAAGGAGGCGGGCTGGTGGGAGCGGTACGGCTCGGCGATCATCCCGAAGTGGTTCGACAAGTTCGTCGGGCTCCAGGAGGGTTCGAAGGTCATCCGCACCTTCGAGGTGCAGCTGGTTCCCGGGCTTCTGCAGACCGCGGAGTATGCGTACGCCGTAGCTCAGGGTGGTTTCCCGGCCACGGCTGAGGAAATCCGGGCGAAGGTGGAGCTGCGGTTGCGCCGGCAGGACCTCCTGGAGCGGCCCGATGCCCCTCACCTGTGGGCGGTGCTCGACTGGCCCGTGCTGCAGCGCCCCGTGGGCGGCCGGGAAGTGATGCGGGGCCAGATCCAGCACCTGATCACGATGTCGCGCCGGCCGAACATCAAGATTCAGGTCCTGCCGCCGGGCTGTGTGGCGATCGGCTCCCCTGTGACGCTGCTGCGGTTCGAGGAGTACGGCCTTCCCGATGTCGTCTATTTGGAGCATCCCACGGGAGCCAACTACCTCGACAAGCCGGAGGAGACGGGCCGGTATCGGCTCATGCTCGACGACCTGGCGGTGATGGCGCTCAGCCCGGCGCAGACGCGCAAGGAGCTGCGGCGGATCGCGCGGGAGCTCGAGTAG
- a CDS encoding helix-turn-helix transcriptional regulator, with product MTILPPEPNLEALRQELARLRGERGWSYDELASRTGLSRRTLIEIEQGRTTGSLPTWHALGHAFDVPLGGLFVALCDGHEPPGGKSP from the coding sequence GTGACGATCTTGCCGCCCGAACCGAACCTCGAAGCGCTGCGCCAGGAACTCGCGCGCCTGAGGGGTGAGCGCGGCTGGAGCTATGACGAACTGGCCAGCCGGACTGGCTTGTCCAGGCGCACCCTCATCGAAATTGAGCAAGGTCGCACCACTGGCTCCCTGCCCACCTGGCATGCCCTCGGCCATGCCTTCGATGTCCCGCTCGGCGGCCTCTTCGTAGCACTCTGCGACGGCCACGAACCGCCCGGCGGCAAGAGCCCCTAG
- a CDS encoding Tn3 family transposase: MDTVDFGAVQAGAPVVTALKQLPHLVGRRKVAASEVDQQLVTGSWRRLVFANPDVEPGCVEKAAYSFCVLEHLHRALRLRDVFARDGDRWGDPRTKLLTGDRWETAEPTALGLETELAAHLAELASALHGAYHQVVAVLPTNSAVIVKDGRLLLDRLGPAPEPHLMQAFRQLVNGMLPKADFPELLLLEVAELTGMTTAFTHMSGADPHMDDFEVSVCALLLAEACNVGLTPVAKPNVSALTRARLIQVDQGCLRAETISAANGMLIAAQAKVDIARAWGGGLVASADGVRFTVPVQTLHAGYSPLHFGLRKKGATWLNVVNDQVMGLGGVVVPGMLRDSLFILDALLGRDGGPKPETVVTDTASYSDIVFGLFVICGYQFSPRIADISDARLWRTHASADYGPLQDISRHTVRLDRIRAHWGDMLRVAGSLTLGEVRGHDLIRMLSRDGRPTGLGAFANYGRIFKTLHLLQFISDDGYRRMIGKQLNITEAPHRLARKIFFGQRGELRQVLVRADRVELELE; this comes from the coding sequence GTGGACACCGTTGACTTCGGCGCGGTCCAAGCCGGGGCGCCGGTGGTGACGGCGCTCAAGCAGCTGCCGCACCTGGTCGGCCGCCGGAAGGTCGCCGCCTCCGAGGTGGACCAGCAGCTGGTGACCGGCTCGTGGCGGCGCCTGGTGTTCGCCAACCCAGACGTCGAACCGGGCTGCGTGGAGAAGGCGGCGTACTCGTTCTGCGTGCTGGAGCACCTGCACCGCGCTCTTCGGCTCCGCGACGTGTTCGCCAGGGACGGGGACCGGTGGGGCGACCCGCGGACCAAGCTGCTGACGGGCGACCGCTGGGAGACGGCCGAGCCGACCGCACTCGGGCTGGAGACGGAGCTGGCCGCGCATCTGGCCGAACTCGCCTCGGCCCTGCACGGCGCCTACCACCAGGTCGTCGCCGTGCTGCCGACCAACAGTGCGGTGATCGTGAAGGACGGCAGGCTGTTGCTGGACCGCCTCGGCCCCGCCCCCGAGCCGCACCTGATGCAGGCCTTCCGCCAGCTGGTCAACGGCATGCTGCCGAAGGCCGACTTCCCCGAGCTGCTGCTGCTGGAGGTCGCCGAGCTGACCGGCATGACGACCGCGTTCACCCACATGTCCGGCGCCGATCCGCACATGGACGACTTCGAGGTCAGCGTCTGCGCGCTGCTGCTCGCGGAGGCCTGCAACGTCGGCCTGACCCCGGTGGCCAAGCCGAACGTATCGGCGCTCACCCGCGCCCGCCTGATCCAGGTTGACCAGGGATGCCTGCGGGCCGAGACCATCAGCGCCGCCAACGGCATGCTCATCGCAGCGCAGGCCAAGGTCGACATCGCCCGGGCCTGGGGAGGCGGGCTGGTCGCCTCCGCGGACGGGGTCCGCTTCACCGTGCCGGTGCAGACGCTGCACGCCGGCTACAGCCCGCTGCACTTCGGGCTGCGCAAGAAGGGCGCCACCTGGTTGAACGTGGTCAACGACCAGGTCATGGGCCTGGGCGGGGTGGTGGTGCCCGGCATGTTACGTGACTCGCTGTTCATCCTGGACGCGCTGCTGGGCCGTGACGGCGGGCCGAAGCCGGAGACCGTGGTCACCGACACCGCGAGCTACAGCGACATCGTGTTCGGCCTGTTCGTAATCTGCGGCTACCAGTTCTCCCCGCGGATCGCTGACATCTCCGACGCCCGCCTGTGGCGCACCCACGCGAGCGCCGACTACGGGCCGCTGCAGGACATCTCCCGGCACACGGTCCGCCTGGACCGGATCCGCGCGCACTGGGGCGATATGCTGCGCGTGGCCGGCTCCCTGACCCTGGGCGAGGTCCGAGGCCACGACCTGATCCGCATGCTGTCACGGGACGGGCGCCCGACCGGCCTGGGCGCGTTCGCGAACTACGGACGGATCTTCAAGACCCTGCACCTGCTGCAGTTCATCTCCGACGACGGCTACCGCCGGATGATCGGCAAGCAGCTGAACATCACCGAGGCCCCCCACCGCCTCGCCCGGAAGATCTTCTTCGGACAGCGTGGCGAACTGCGCCAGGTCCTCGTACGTGCGGATCGCGTCGAGCTCGAGCTGGAGTAG